A region of Paenibacillus sp. JNUCC-31 DNA encodes the following proteins:
- a CDS encoding Gfo/Idh/MocA family protein, whose protein sequence is MWKIGIVGAGYWSEKHIKAWKFIKDAQITGICDRHDAVLNDKSDRFNIPEKLRYSDVATMLEEADLDVLDIITPPDTHLELVKLAAAAGKHIMCQKPFASSVTEAEEMVRIAEEAGIRLMVTENWRWLEPFQLIKKLLMENTVGKMNTIRYIHTDYYSPRFSLEQKLPQPFFRDMPHLLFFEMGVHWFDTWRFLFGEPERLYAEISKISAYTHGEDSGMVMLGYKDYVGLMDMSWATRRELSEPFPKHVLPNHKEQLIIEGDIATIKLYIGGKMSIIDNTGVEKVYAERTELDYEDSHRKLQTHFIECLNTGAEFQTSGSDNIKTLRLVFDTYDSAANHKVKLYKG, encoded by the coding sequence ATGTGGAAAATAGGTATCGTAGGTGCGGGGTACTGGTCAGAAAAACACATTAAGGCTTGGAAATTCATTAAGGATGCTCAAATAACAGGAATCTGTGATCGCCATGATGCAGTACTGAATGACAAATCGGACAGATTCAACATTCCAGAAAAATTACGATATTCGGATGTGGCAACCATGCTTGAAGAAGCAGATCTGGATGTACTGGATATTATTACACCACCCGACACACATTTAGAACTAGTGAAATTAGCTGCTGCTGCAGGCAAACATATCATGTGTCAAAAGCCATTTGCGAGTTCCGTTACGGAAGCCGAGGAAATGGTAAGAATTGCGGAAGAAGCAGGCATACGTTTGATGGTGACGGAGAATTGGCGCTGGCTTGAACCGTTCCAATTGATTAAAAAATTGCTAATGGAAAATACGGTGGGTAAAATGAATACAATTCGTTATATTCATACAGATTATTATTCCCCAAGATTTTCTCTGGAACAGAAACTGCCACAGCCTTTTTTCAGGGATATGCCTCATTTGTTATTCTTTGAGATGGGTGTACACTGGTTTGATACTTGGCGTTTCCTGTTCGGAGAACCTGAACGTCTGTATGCAGAGATAAGCAAGATAAGCGCCTATACTCACGGTGAAGACAGCGGTATGGTTATGCTGGGATATAAGGATTATGTCGGCCTTATGGATATGAGTTGGGCAACTCGTCGCGAGCTAAGCGAGCCTTTTCCGAAGCATGTACTTCCAAATCACAAGGAACAGCTCATCATTGAAGGAGATATCGCGACCATCAAGCTTTATATAGGTGGAAAAATGTCCATCATTGATAACACTGGAGTGGAGAAGGTATATGCCGAACGAACAGAGCTAGACTACGAGGATAGTCACCGTAAACTCCAAACCCATTTCATTGAGTGTTTAAATACAGGTGCGGAATTCCAGACCAGCGGTTCGGATAATATAAAAACGCTTCGCTTAGTATTTGATACATATGACAGTGCGGCGAACCACAAAGTTAAACTGTATAAAGGATAA
- a CDS encoding cache domain-containing sensor histidine kinase, with the protein MKIRPNFTQSLFFKFSVAFLVAGLLPIFVLSMLSLYQFTGQIERHTVNNIQQMMVYMRNNVNDMLRKYDDISNLMYTKAQPDDIFLKKSSELYPSGFNSSAMDDFIKTVLFSDANIQNVLFVRSEDGTLNQQSRGSKQMDPFVSYPPIEWNYTLTTNPKKLAVFPYHMEAYYNSQDLVMTFARSWIDTSRGVQNPARIYGTLFLDIDVNVFDSLLQQSRLGKKDEIFIVNENGIILYSNRRDKIGSRFDEFGVKSRGDMIIFSEPLPYIQGKVVGLMSKEDIYSPIIRTKNSVWVAALASFAALFLMGLMFSRMFTRPILQLIRQMIKVESGNLDIEMKVGRKDEMGRLANGFNRMVERLKEYINDAYINEIKRKQSELNALKSQIRPHYLYNTLEVIRMSAVANGDRKVADMIHALSDQLQYVIDYGDESVTLEQELEHLRHYFHLIEVRFDHRISLQVELQSPELTSASVLKLILQPIVENAVHHGIRPKGGKGIVLITIERLEGDILGITIYDDGAGMEQEQLESLRIHLNNQDRNMGKSIGIKNVHERIKAAYGSQYGLDMESRPHIGTSVRILLPLNLEVRHEHDSNDSR; encoded by the coding sequence ATGAAAATTCGACCGAATTTCACGCAGAGCCTGTTTTTCAAGTTCTCTGTAGCTTTTTTAGTAGCAGGCCTTCTTCCGATCTTCGTGCTGAGCATGCTCTCCCTGTACCAGTTTACCGGACAAATCGAGCGTCACACGGTCAACAACATACAGCAAATGATGGTGTACATGCGTAATAACGTGAACGACATGCTGAGAAAATACGATGATATTTCCAATTTGATGTACACCAAGGCACAACCAGACGACATTTTTTTGAAAAAATCCTCAGAGTTGTATCCGAGTGGATTTAACTCGTCTGCCATGGATGATTTCATTAAAACGGTGCTGTTCAGCGATGCGAATATCCAGAATGTGCTGTTTGTCCGCTCAGAGGACGGAACGCTGAACCAGCAATCCCGTGGCAGCAAGCAAATGGACCCTTTTGTCAGTTATCCGCCGATAGAGTGGAACTACACGCTTACCACGAACCCAAAAAAGCTGGCCGTTTTTCCATATCATATGGAAGCATATTACAATTCTCAGGATTTGGTGATGACTTTTGCTCGGAGCTGGATTGATACCTCAAGAGGGGTGCAGAATCCGGCCCGAATCTACGGAACCTTGTTTCTGGATATTGACGTTAACGTGTTTGACAGTTTGCTTCAGCAGTCGAGACTTGGCAAAAAGGATGAAATTTTCATTGTAAATGAAAACGGAATCATTTTATATTCGAACCGGCGTGATAAAATCGGCTCCCGATTTGACGAATTTGGAGTCAAATCCCGTGGAGATATGATCATTTTCAGTGAGCCGCTTCCTTATATCCAAGGCAAAGTTGTGGGGTTGATGTCCAAGGAGGATATTTATTCCCCAATTATCCGGACAAAAAATAGCGTCTGGGTGGCCGCTTTAGCAAGCTTTGCTGCTTTGTTTCTGATGGGCTTGATGTTTTCACGGATGTTCACCAGACCTATTTTGCAGTTAATACGCCAGATGATCAAAGTAGAGTCGGGCAATCTGGATATCGAGATGAAGGTTGGCCGCAAGGATGAGATGGGACGGCTTGCTAATGGTTTTAACCGAATGGTAGAACGACTCAAGGAATACATTAACGATGCATATATCAATGAGATCAAACGAAAGCAGTCAGAGCTGAACGCGCTGAAAAGCCAGATTCGACCACATTATTTGTATAATACGCTAGAGGTTATTCGCATGAGCGCGGTTGCCAATGGGGATCGGAAAGTAGCTGATATGATCCATGCGCTCTCAGACCAGCTGCAATATGTTATTGATTATGGGGATGAGTCCGTAACGCTGGAACAGGAGCTAGAGCACCTTCGACACTATTTTCATCTGATTGAGGTTCGGTTTGACCATCGTATTTCATTACAAGTCGAGCTGCAGTCGCCAGAGTTGACCTCGGCCAGCGTGCTTAAGCTTATTCTGCAGCCTATCGTTGAAAATGCGGTTCATCACGGCATTCGTCCCAAGGGCGGAAAAGGAATCGTGTTAATCACAATTGAACGGCTGGAAGGTGATATTCTCGGTATAACCATATACGATGATGGGGCAGGGATGGAGCAAGAGCAATTAGAGTCCCTGCGGATTCATTTGAATAACCAGGATCGAAACATGGGCAAAAGTATCGGTATTAAAAATGTGCATGAGCGCATTAAGGCAGCATATGGAAGCCAGTATGGACTAGACATGGAGAGCAGACCGCATATCGGAACCTCGGTACGGATTTTGCTTCCTCTGAACCTGGAGGTGCGGCATGAACACGATTCGAATGATTCTCGCTGA
- a CDS encoding ABC transporter permease — protein MKSNVSLQTGKLVRGEKTGFIAEMKKNYLLYLLALPGIAVIFIFSYLPMGGIVIAFQDFNPIKGITGSEFVGLKNFSFFIESTDTLKVIANTLFLNTLFILCGTLGSVAIAIMFSELTGKGFKRVTQTLVTLPNFLSWTVIAMFSVSLLSTDTGMINQMLGLFGVEPISFYNEPGYWPWILVIMKIWQGAGFGSIVYLATITGINPDIYESASIDGASRWHKIRYITLPLLKSTIILMLLLAMGGIFYGDFGMIYALIGRNVALYPTTDVIDTYVYRALMDLGDMSMAAAVGFFQSLVGFILVVVVNSLAKKFSPESALF, from the coding sequence ATGAAGAGCAATGTTTCTCTTCAAACCGGCAAGCTCGTGCGAGGAGAAAAAACAGGCTTTATTGCAGAAATGAAAAAAAACTATTTGCTGTATTTGCTGGCTTTGCCCGGAATTGCCGTCATTTTTATTTTTTCCTATCTGCCTATGGGTGGAATCGTCATTGCCTTCCAAGATTTTAACCCGATCAAAGGGATAACCGGAAGCGAATTTGTAGGCTTAAAAAATTTCAGCTTTTTTATTGAATCGACGGATACGTTAAAGGTTATCGCCAACACTTTGTTTCTGAACACGCTATTCATTTTGTGTGGAACATTGGGATCGGTAGCCATTGCAATCATGTTCTCGGAGCTAACGGGAAAAGGATTCAAGCGGGTTACGCAAACGCTCGTTACGCTGCCGAACTTCTTATCCTGGACGGTAATCGCGATGTTCTCGGTCTCGCTGCTCTCGACCGACACAGGAATGATCAATCAGATGCTTGGCCTGTTTGGAGTTGAACCGATTTCCTTCTATAACGAGCCGGGATACTGGCCCTGGATTCTGGTGATCATGAAAATATGGCAGGGAGCCGGCTTTGGTTCCATCGTATATCTGGCTACCATTACGGGAATCAATCCGGATATCTATGAATCCGCTTCCATTGATGGGGCGAGCCGTTGGCATAAAATACGCTACATCACGTTGCCTTTACTGAAGTCGACGATCATTCTGATGCTGCTCTTGGCCATGGGAGGTATTTTTTACGGCGATTTCGGCATGATCTATGCGCTGATTGGCCGAAACGTGGCGTTGTATCCAACAACGGATGTGATCGACACCTATGTCTATCGCGCCCTGATGGATCTGGGGGATATGAGCATGGCAGCTGCCGTTGGTTTCTTCCAATCTCTTGTTGGATTCATATTGGTTGTCGTGGTGAATAGTCTGGCCAAGAAATTCAGTCCGGAATCCGCACTTTTCTAA
- a CDS encoding ABC transporter substrate-binding protein, translating into MDYTTKHRRSYIYDFRLVWWKKIIIALLLVVIPGCGLVTREDSVSSPASETEPVHLTITYAMGDGAHHKGIQTIINDFKKSHLNVQISVVEHTQQAKGYADELSLLDAMGQFPDLLEMRDTQMFADAGLLAELPKSIAGLFDDIPKVNGTIYTAPLKAEVPQGIVYNKRLFREWGLSEPATYQQFLEVCKIIRNKGIYPLVVGGKDLWHMGFWTNHFMLDHVYSKDQEWNRKRTAGQVSWTDAGPKAAFHDMKLLWDEEYIVPGFMNIADHQTIDYLVSGKAVMMMSGPWMFSQLKQADPEFEIGFFPVPDRQGRIHIFGLPQPSGWAMSSLAAADPDKAKVIEQFLHFFYSNEEYPKYLQAVGGTPVTKEHEFIQSSELMQEVEQWLDNPDMVKLRGMEHYWGADEIPPGFRNAFYELVQATLSGNMSIDDALIGADRIWDE; encoded by the coding sequence ATGGATTACACAACTAAACATCGTCGGTCATACATTTACGATTTCAGGCTTGTCTGGTGGAAGAAGATCATAATTGCGTTGCTGCTTGTGGTGATTCCAGGCTGCGGCCTTGTAACGAGGGAAGATTCTGTCTCATCGCCTGCCTCTGAGACGGAGCCGGTTCATTTGACGATTACCTATGCCATGGGAGATGGAGCACACCACAAGGGCATTCAAACGATCATTAACGACTTTAAAAAATCGCATCTCAACGTGCAAATTTCGGTAGTTGAACATACACAGCAAGCCAAGGGGTATGCAGATGAACTTTCATTGCTTGATGCAATGGGCCAATTCCCCGATCTACTGGAAATGCGGGATACCCAGATGTTTGCCGATGCAGGCTTGCTAGCTGAGCTGCCGAAGAGCATAGCCGGGCTGTTTGACGACATTCCCAAGGTGAATGGAACTATATATACTGCTCCTCTTAAAGCGGAGGTGCCTCAAGGCATTGTGTATAACAAGAGGCTGTTTCGGGAATGGGGGCTAAGCGAGCCTGCCACGTATCAGCAATTTCTTGAGGTGTGCAAAATTATTCGAAACAAAGGTATTTATCCGCTTGTTGTCGGCGGTAAGGACTTATGGCATATGGGCTTCTGGACAAACCATTTTATGCTGGATCATGTGTATTCCAAGGATCAGGAGTGGAACCGCAAGCGAACCGCGGGTCAGGTTAGCTGGACGGATGCCGGCCCCAAGGCCGCCTTCCATGACATGAAATTATTGTGGGATGAGGAATACATCGTTCCCGGCTTCATGAACATTGCGGATCATCAGACCATTGACTATTTGGTTAGTGGCAAGGCGGTGATGATGATGTCAGGCCCCTGGATGTTCAGCCAGTTGAAGCAAGCCGATCCTGAGTTTGAAATTGGATTCTTTCCGGTTCCTGACCGTCAGGGACGTATTCATATATTTGGATTGCCGCAGCCTTCCGGCTGGGCCATGTCATCTCTGGCGGCTGCCGATCCGGATAAAGCTAAGGTTATCGAGCAATTTTTACATTTTTTCTACAGCAATGAAGAGTATCCGAAGTATTTACAGGCTGTGGGCGGTACTCCGGTTACCAAGGAGCATGAGTTTATTCAGTCTTCCGAACTTATGCAAGAGGTAGAGCAGTGGCTTGATAATCCTGATATGGTAAAGCTGCGCGGGATGGAGCATTATTGGGGAGCGGACGAGATCCCGCCCGGCTTCCGCAATGCATTCTATGAGCTTGTGCAGGCCACGCTCTCCGGTAATATGTCGATCGATGACGCATTAATTGGAGCAGACCGGATTTGGGACGAGTAA
- a CDS encoding helix-turn-helix domain-containing protein has protein sequence MKQEITISEFARLMGVSVHQIRYFEEKGILYPSYMDENQYRMYGIEEIYRLSHILLLRKAGLSVQAIRDWSAQGTPDDMKQLLEQSVARIEKEMQNLRTLSDLIGKVLDENEQYGLEIPSFIHLNQLRCCQKKQPG, from the coding sequence TTGAAACAGGAAATTACCATTAGCGAGTTTGCCAGACTCATGGGTGTATCGGTTCATCAAATTCGCTATTTTGAGGAAAAAGGGATATTATACCCGTCCTACATGGATGAAAATCAATATCGGATGTATGGTATTGAAGAGATTTATCGGCTTTCACATATTTTGTTACTCCGCAAGGCGGGCTTGTCTGTACAAGCCATTCGGGATTGGAGTGCGCAAGGAACGCCAGATGATATGAAACAATTGCTTGAACAGTCAGTTGCCAGAATTGAGAAGGAGATGCAGAACCTTCGAACATTAAGTGATTTGATCGGGAAAGTGCTGGACGAGAACGAGCAATATGGGCTGGAGATCCCTTCATTTATACACCTCAATCAATTGCGATGCTGTCAGAAGAAGCAACCAGGATGA
- a CDS encoding extracellular solute-binding protein: MKKITKILAALVVTALLSGLLSACSSSSSSTEGASASSTDPATLKVMLFGDKPVDMDKVLTEFGNRSKDTLNTTLDLEFNPASDHKQKTKLKLAAGEAVDLMFDAPWMNLNQNISQGFYQELDKYFNNDEYPGLKKAFSQEFLDANKVNGHLYAIPITNMYYDSEVVYIRKDLREKYGLAPIQSYDDLKVYLDKVKENEPEMIPFALMGDRGFFKMFGNEEPQTQVRSEPYAIAGTGTTFNLILSEDGKKVLGAPTLGDPEEEFAKYPTPFNSADYFYGNNDTKVEWNQYVQKDVLNEKDPGALFASGKSAANEGTINGFASMRDKLKTAVPEAELEFFVYNSKIRNMEKGAIGTEYKAWNYLVIPATSKNADRTMKFLDWLFGDQENHDLFELGIEGTHWTKSGEKEYKSTELTKNYAFPGYELTWNPTMSRISGDNSEDAMKLITYQTQDETYYKLPLAGFVFNTEPVKTEIAKLQPKAATLDPILKSGLDANWRQSAAALNEELRNLGLEKVREELVKQAQAFLDQNES; encoded by the coding sequence ATGAAAAAAATAACCAAAATTCTTGCAGCCCTTGTTGTTACCGCTCTCTTGAGCGGACTGCTGAGCGCATGCTCATCCTCATCCAGCAGTACAGAAGGCGCGAGCGCTTCATCGACTGATCCCGCTACACTGAAGGTCATGCTTTTCGGCGACAAGCCGGTAGACATGGACAAGGTGCTTACCGAGTTCGGCAATCGTAGTAAGGATACGTTGAATACAACGCTAGATCTCGAATTTAACCCGGCATCAGACCATAAACAGAAAACTAAACTGAAGCTGGCAGCAGGTGAAGCGGTAGACCTGATGTTCGACGCGCCCTGGATGAACCTGAACCAGAATATTTCCCAAGGCTTCTATCAGGAGCTGGATAAATATTTTAATAATGACGAATATCCCGGCTTGAAAAAAGCATTTTCGCAAGAGTTTCTTGATGCCAACAAAGTCAATGGACATCTCTATGCGATTCCGATCACAAACATGTACTATGACTCCGAGGTTGTATATATTCGCAAGGATCTGAGAGAAAAATACGGTTTGGCTCCGATCCAGTCCTATGACGATCTTAAGGTGTATCTCGACAAAGTAAAGGAAAACGAGCCTGAAATGATTCCGTTTGCTCTAATGGGAGATCGCGGATTCTTTAAAATGTTTGGCAATGAGGAGCCTCAGACCCAGGTTCGTTCAGAGCCTTATGCGATTGCAGGAACCGGCACCACCTTTAATCTGATTTTATCCGAGGATGGTAAAAAGGTGCTGGGAGCCCCAACGCTTGGCGATCCTGAAGAGGAATTTGCCAAGTATCCGACGCCATTCAACAGCGCAGATTACTTTTACGGCAATAACGATACGAAGGTCGAATGGAACCAATATGTACAGAAGGACGTTTTAAACGAAAAAGACCCCGGCGCATTGTTCGCCAGTGGCAAATCGGCTGCAAACGAAGGTACCATTAATGGCTTTGCAAGCATGCGAGACAAACTGAAAACGGCAGTACCAGAAGCAGAGCTGGAGTTCTTTGTGTATAACTCCAAAATCCGCAATATGGAAAAAGGTGCTATCGGAACGGAATACAAAGCGTGGAACTATCTCGTTATTCCGGCGACCTCCAAAAACGCAGACCGCACCATGAAATTCCTGGATTGGCTGTTCGGCGATCAGGAAAACCACGATCTGTTCGAACTGGGCATCGAGGGCACGCATTGGACAAAATCGGGCGAGAAGGAATATAAATCGACAGAACTGACGAAAAATTATGCATTCCCTGGATATGAACTGACCTGGAATCCAACGATGTCTCGCATCAGTGGCGATAACTCTGAGGACGCCATGAAGCTCATCACCTATCAAACACAGGACGAAACGTATTACAAGCTTCCACTAGCTGGGTTTGTATTTAATACCGAACCTGTCAAAACAGAAATCGCCAAGCTTCAGCCGAAAGCTGCCACGCTTGATCCGATTCTGAAAAGCGGACTGGACGCCAACTGGCGCCAAAGTGCCGCAGCCTTGAATGAGGAGCTACGCAATCTTGGTCTTGAGAAGGTTCGCGAGGAACTGGTGAAACAGGCTCAGGCGTTCCTGGATCAGAACGAGAGCTAA
- a CDS encoding GerAB/ArcD/ProY family transporter, which produces MLDRKERISTKQISALCWLLVMGDMLFAYPSGLTAFAKQDAWICCLIGIPLGVLLMFVYLKIYNIDPKKSFLQICKGILGAWTGILVYCIFLFYFMISASTLIRNASDFINTQMYPRTPLPIIMFMLVCVATWAQIQGVEVLGRVSELMAPIVLLFILLFLIFLIPNFKIDNLFPVLGIDLRSLVQGTVASVVYPVGEIIPIIFLLPYVLMHQHTKRDILFTTGFGCLVLFIIVLTSILVLGAFLSQHNLYTTFFLAQKISVGNIIERMEAIIACAWLLATYIKTVVYMYAFRIAVTELFGLKNQKILILPLGLMIFGLAGFIIPNPVFYTSVFGPYWFNFDVTVCIVIPVVLVVLARLRFISRPT; this is translated from the coding sequence GTGCTGGACAGAAAAGAACGAATCTCCACTAAACAAATTTCAGCACTTTGTTGGTTGTTAGTCATGGGTGATATGTTATTTGCTTATCCTTCGGGGTTGACTGCATTCGCTAAACAAGATGCTTGGATATGCTGCCTTATAGGAATTCCCTTAGGAGTATTGCTAATGTTTGTGTACCTCAAGATATACAACATAGATCCTAAAAAGTCCTTTTTGCAGATATGTAAGGGTATATTAGGTGCATGGACAGGAATTCTTGTTTACTGTATATTTTTATTTTATTTTATGATAAGTGCTTCAACGCTCATTCGAAACGCATCTGATTTCATTAATACACAGATGTACCCACGTACACCACTTCCAATTATCATGTTTATGCTTGTTTGTGTGGCGACCTGGGCTCAAATTCAAGGTGTTGAAGTTCTAGGGCGGGTCAGCGAATTGATGGCCCCCATTGTTCTTCTGTTTATCTTATTATTTTTGATCTTTTTAATTCCAAATTTTAAAATTGATAATTTATTTCCAGTACTGGGTATAGATTTACGATCTCTCGTACAAGGTACTGTAGCCAGTGTAGTATATCCTGTCGGTGAGATTATCCCTATCATATTCTTGCTCCCGTACGTCCTAATGCATCAACATACCAAACGAGATATTCTTTTTACTACAGGCTTTGGATGTTTAGTTCTTTTTATAATCGTTTTGACTTCCATTTTAGTGTTAGGTGCGTTTCTTTCTCAACATAATTTATATACCACCTTTTTTTTAGCCCAGAAGATAAGTGTAGGTAACATCATAGAGCGAATGGAAGCTATAATAGCATGTGCTTGGTTATTAGCAACTTATATTAAAACAGTAGTATATATGTATGCTTTTAGGATAGCTGTGACAGAATTATTTGGCTTGAAGAATCAAAAAATTCTTATTTTACCCTTAGGTTTGATGATTTTTGGCCTAGCTGGTTTTATTATTCCTAACCCTGTTTTCTATACAAGTGTATTTGGACCATACTGGTTTAATTTTGATGTTACAGTCTGTATCGTCATTCCAGTTGTTTTAGTTGTATTAGCCAGATTAAGGTTTATCTCCCGCCCAACTTAA
- a CDS encoding carbohydrate ABC transporter permease: MVIKESWQDRTVKIAFYVLLTVFAIFCLFPFISVISSSLSTESSILKYGYSLWPREFSLDAYKLIFKDATIYRAYGVTIFVTVVGTALAMLVTCALAYPLSLRHLKYRNTINFYVYFTMLFHGGLVANYLLISKYLDMKDTIWVLIIPALVSPWNMFLMRNFFKSIDESLAESAKIDGANDIYILFRIILPISMPAIATVGLFYALAFWNKWFEAMLYISKEDLWPLQYLIMRIMSNTQFASELSSKVSLPNYVVPTLTTRLATTVVTIGPIIFLYPFLQKYFVKGLMVGAVKG, encoded by the coding sequence GTGGTAATCAAGGAAAGTTGGCAGGACCGCACCGTAAAAATCGCTTTTTACGTCCTGCTGACCGTATTTGCAATCTTTTGTCTGTTTCCGTTCATTTCCGTTATCAGCAGCTCGCTTTCGACTGAATCCAGCATTCTGAAGTACGGCTATTCACTCTGGCCGCGTGAGTTTTCACTGGATGCCTACAAACTGATCTTTAAGGATGCCACGATTTATAGAGCTTACGGGGTCACGATTTTTGTCACTGTTGTAGGCACGGCGCTGGCTATGCTGGTCACTTGTGCGCTTGCCTATCCATTGTCGCTTCGTCATCTGAAGTACCGGAACACGATCAACTTTTACGTCTATTTCACCATGCTTTTCCACGGTGGTCTGGTAGCAAACTACCTGCTTATCAGCAAATACCTGGACATGAAAGACACGATCTGGGTGCTGATCATTCCGGCACTGGTCAGTCCATGGAACATGTTCTTGATGCGCAACTTCTTCAAATCAATTGACGAATCGCTGGCGGAATCGGCCAAAATCGATGGGGCGAATGACATCTACATTTTATTCCGCATTATTTTGCCCATCTCCATGCCTGCCATAGCAACAGTTGGATTGTTTTACGCACTTGCCTTCTGGAACAAATGGTTTGAAGCGATGTTGTACATCTCCAAAGAGGATTTGTGGCCGCTGCAATATTTGATCATGAGAATTATGAGCAATACGCAATTCGCATCCGAGTTGTCTTCCAAAGTCAGTTTACCCAACTATGTAGTGCCTACGCTGACCACGCGCCTAGCCACTACAGTAGTGACGATTGGGCCGATTATTTTCCTGTATCCTTTCCTTCAGAAATATTTCGTCAAAGGATTGATGGTAGGGGCAGTGAAAGGATAA
- a CDS encoding response regulator — protein MNTIRMILADDEPVILRGLKMLIDWEELGIEIAGEAYDGNELIELIDRCNPDLIVSDICMPGQSGIDVLRYVQASRRTPKVVFISAHKEFDYAQEALKYGALDYLVKPVNTDQLKQVIQKAVSLIRDETEEERKREKLQHLERDNKDRSFEELLDRLTDGDDKAVYALQKFLNLNDGKLAAVCVGDYSRGVQDQIRWQKRERKLIDFAITNVMRESLKNIPNSLFFRKGDMFCYLILCDDFSLPIQVSKTVRDQVRNYLKLDMTIGVGGAVSSLQEAAVSFRQALEALEWAYFLSPGHVIPYDTSPAEPAAQLRIEEMQSQLLDHLIESVGPDALHEPLSRLVLAIKQAAVGNKHTAVSGVYDTLITLRQELQTMGVSLESYNEDFRILLKRISDFDTLQEVEAYVGEFIADIHALVKSRLGNKEHVQIKRVKEYIEANYAQNITLDSIAELIYMNPSYFSTFFKKHTGQNYKQYLTEIRMKHARQMLLHSDLMVYEIAEKVGYNSARLFSDMFRKHYGQIPQEFRQSKGTAVHGLHN, from the coding sequence ATGAACACGATTCGAATGATTCTCGCTGACGATGAGCCAGTCATCCTGAGAGGCTTAAAAATGCTCATCGATTGGGAGGAGCTCGGCATTGAAATTGCAGGTGAGGCCTATGATGGAAACGAACTGATTGAGTTGATTGATCGCTGCAACCCGGATCTGATTGTCAGTGACATTTGCATGCCCGGCCAATCCGGCATCGATGTACTGAGGTATGTTCAGGCGTCCCGACGAACACCGAAGGTTGTTTTTATAAGCGCCCACAAAGAGTTTGATTATGCCCAGGAGGCATTGAAGTATGGCGCACTGGACTATTTGGTTAAGCCCGTGAATACCGATCAGCTGAAGCAAGTGATTCAAAAGGCAGTATCCTTAATCAGGGACGAGACGGAAGAGGAGCGTAAGCGTGAGAAGCTTCAGCATCTGGAGCGGGATAATAAAGATAGATCCTTTGAAGAACTGCTGGATCGTTTGACCGATGGTGATGATAAGGCCGTTTATGCGCTTCAGAAGTTCTTGAACCTGAACGATGGCAAGCTTGCGGCCGTTTGCGTGGGCGATTACAGCCGCGGTGTGCAGGACCAGATAAGATGGCAGAAGCGAGAACGCAAGCTGATTGATTTTGCCATAACCAATGTCATGCGCGAAAGCTTGAAAAACATCCCAAACAGCTTATTCTTCCGCAAAGGAGACATGTTTTGTTATCTCATTTTATGTGATGATTTCAGTCTGCCGATTCAGGTATCCAAAACAGTTCGGGATCAGGTTCGCAACTATTTGAAGTTGGATATGACGATTGGTGTGGGAGGCGCCGTAAGTTCCCTTCAGGAAGCGGCCGTCTCTTTCAGACAAGCACTGGAAGCCTTGGAATGGGCTTACTTTCTAAGCCCCGGACATGTAATCCCGTATGATACGTCTCCAGCAGAGCCTGCTGCACAGCTGCGTATTGAGGAAATGCAATCACAGCTACTTGATCACCTTATTGAGTCAGTCGGCCCGGATGCTCTGCACGAGCCCCTATCACGGCTGGTGCTTGCGATCAAGCAGGCTGCAGTCGGCAATAAGCACACGGCTGTATCTGGCGTTTACGATACGCTGATAACGCTCCGCCAGGAATTGCAGACTATGGGTGTTTCACTGGAGTCATACAATGAAGATTTTCGTATTTTGCTTAAGCGGATCAGTGATTTCGATACCTTGCAGGAAGTGGAGGCTTACGTCGGCGAGTTTATCGCGGACATTCATGCGTTGGTGAAGAGTCGCCTGGGCAACAAAGAGCATGTGCAGATCAAGCGCGTAAAGGAATACATTGAGGCCAATTATGCGCAGAACATTACGCTGGATTCGATAGCGGAGCTCATTTACATGAATCCTTCCTACTTTAGCACTTTTTTCAAAAAACATACGGGGCAAAACTATAAACAATATTTGACTGAGATACGGATGAAGCATGCTCGCCAGATGCTGCTACACTCCGATTTGATGGTCTATGAAATCGCGGAAAAGGTGGGATATAACAGCGCCCGTTTGTTTAGCGACATGTTTCGCAAGCACTATGGTCAGATTCCACAAGAATTCAGGCAATCGAAGGGAACGGCGGTACATGGATTACACAACTAA